One segment of Metallosphaera cuprina Ar-4 DNA contains the following:
- a CDS encoding MFS transporter, with translation MDKKAQETLLILLSVSLLVNYVETMVVPAVPKIQQDFSTTETLVAWVTSAFTIVGAVVSPIFGKLGDIYGKRRMFLLSMGFYTVAVVMAGFSPNIYFLIAARALQGLGFAVFPLSLAIITDVLPPEMIATAQGIISGTMGIGTALGLVVGAFIDQDLGWQYAFHIAFVISLLLFFLAVKMVPHTGVRKKATIDYVGFSTLTAGVTLILIYLTQESSWGWFSLQSLSLLIPGIAFLGAFGWYEPRAKSPVIELRLLKIRNVLAANIAGLVSGIMILALFYGIIYYTQLPHPFGLDLDVISAGLTLAPSTLVMFIIGPLLGRLINKIGPKPILAIGSLVMMLGFYMLIVNRSTPSDVTIDSMVGMVGLLCLMIPIVNMISVSLPQEDRGVGIGMNTLIRNIGSAVGPVITTSIMSSYQGAFVLPFDGTYMVEILPSSTAFDLIFTVGIVMAVLNLVIAMTVRNYRFQAREQKKAVLTEAK, from the coding sequence GATCCAGCAGGACTTCAGCACTACGGAGACTTTAGTGGCGTGGGTCACCTCAGCCTTCACTATTGTTGGAGCGGTTGTATCTCCGATTTTTGGAAAACTAGGAGACATTTACGGTAAAAGGAGGATGTTCTTACTTTCGATGGGCTTTTACACTGTTGCTGTAGTTATGGCAGGGTTTTCTCCCAACATATACTTCTTAATAGCTGCGAGAGCGTTACAGGGGTTGGGCTTCGCGGTGTTCCCATTGAGTTTGGCCATAATTACTGACGTGTTGCCCCCAGAGATGATCGCTACGGCTCAGGGTATAATTAGCGGAACTATGGGAATAGGTACTGCCTTAGGTCTAGTAGTAGGAGCGTTTATCGACCAAGATCTGGGCTGGCAATACGCGTTTCACATAGCGTTCGTCATATCTCTGTTGCTGTTCTTCCTAGCGGTAAAGATGGTGCCTCATACGGGCGTCAGGAAAAAGGCTACAATAGACTACGTTGGGTTCTCCACACTTACCGCAGGAGTGACGCTTATCCTAATCTACTTGACTCAGGAGTCCAGTTGGGGCTGGTTCTCCCTTCAGTCACTATCCCTACTGATACCAGGGATAGCGTTCCTAGGGGCGTTCGGGTGGTACGAACCAAGAGCTAAGAGTCCGGTTATAGAGCTTAGGTTATTGAAGATAAGGAACGTGTTAGCGGCAAACATAGCTGGGCTGGTGTCGGGTATCATGATCTTAGCGTTGTTCTATGGGATAATATATTATACACAGCTTCCGCATCCATTTGGCTTAGATCTAGACGTGATCTCTGCCGGTCTAACTCTTGCCCCCTCCACCTTAGTTATGTTCATAATAGGCCCGTTGTTAGGTAGGCTTATCAACAAGATAGGACCAAAGCCTATCCTAGCTATCGGCTCCTTAGTGATGATGCTCGGATTTTACATGTTAATAGTTAACAGATCTACACCTTCAGACGTAACAATTGACTCTATGGTGGGAATGGTAGGACTACTCTGCCTAATGATACCCATAGTGAATATGATCTCTGTATCCCTTCCTCAAGAGGATAGAGGAGTCGGGATAGGAATGAACACGCTGATAAGGAACATAGGAAGTGCTGTAGGTCCAGTGATAACTACCTCGATAATGTCAAGTTATCAGGGGGCCTTCGTCCTACCTTTTGACGGCACTTACATGGTAGAGATTCTACCTAGCTCAACTGCTTTCGACCTTATCTTCACAGTTGGAATCGTGATGGCGGTGCTTAACTTAGTAATCGCCATGACTGTGAGGAACTATAGGTTCCAGGCTAGGGAACAGAAGAAGGCTGTGTTAACCGAAGCGAAGTAA
- the malA gene encoding alpha-glucosidase MalA, which yields MITVLEQSGTYKVKINEPVTPVDFDFNGLPSSKKVEDLGISIQEDEEINVVKKLGLRDHVIGLGEKAFELDRRRRKFVMYNVDAGAFNKYSDPLYVNIPFIIIANQESARGYFFNSASKLIFDIGQGNYDEIRITIPEDGAEIFVFEGPKIESVLERYSKLTGLPYLPPSWAFGYMISRFSYYPQERIVELIDSLNREGFPVSAVFLDIDFMDAFKLFTWHPERFRDPDKFIKEVHSRGAKIITIVDHSVRVDQSYSVFRSGLGLYCETDRGDLFVGKLWPGNCVYPDFFMAETREWWANLIKEWISSGVDGIWLDMNEPTDFTKLFQVREVIKPPLSFKENPELYVFPGGVMHKLRGKVVRHERVRNAYPLYEAMATYQGMKGAGKEPFILSRSGYAGIQRYAGIWTGDNTSSWDQLKLQLQLVLGLSISGVPYVGMDIGGFQGREFPEIDNSPELLVRHFQIAMFFPLFRTHKNKDGIDTEPIYLPSLYKEKVRSVFKVRHRFLPYLYSLAKESHATGHPILRPLFYEFQDDEDSYRIDDEYMIGKFLLYAPLVTKEESRTAYLPREKWVDFWTGEELSGWVRTEDELPIYVREGSIIPLSNSDLLVCGRPHIPFDGISIEDDELKFETPRYLNSLMINGKSGWITISVGKEVKSVNLETLGQ from the coding sequence ATGATAACCGTCCTTGAGCAGAGCGGGACTTACAAAGTTAAAATTAACGAACCCGTTACGCCTGTAGATTTCGACTTTAACGGTTTGCCTAGTTCAAAGAAGGTGGAAGATCTAGGAATCTCTATCCAAGAGGATGAAGAGATTAACGTCGTAAAGAAGTTGGGACTGAGGGATCACGTTATAGGTCTAGGAGAGAAGGCCTTTGAGTTGGATAGAAGGAGAAGGAAGTTCGTAATGTATAACGTGGACGCCGGAGCCTTCAACAAGTATTCAGATCCGCTGTACGTAAACATACCCTTTATTATAATTGCAAATCAAGAAAGCGCTAGAGGATATTTCTTTAATTCGGCTTCAAAGTTAATATTTGATATTGGTCAAGGAAACTATGACGAAATTAGGATAACGATCCCAGAGGATGGCGCCGAGATCTTCGTGTTTGAGGGACCTAAGATTGAGAGCGTACTAGAGAGGTACTCTAAACTAACGGGTTTACCTTATCTTCCACCGTCTTGGGCGTTCGGGTACATGATCTCGAGGTTCTCCTATTATCCTCAAGAGAGAATAGTTGAGTTGATAGATTCCTTGAATCGAGAGGGGTTTCCGGTATCAGCCGTGTTCTTAGACATAGACTTTATGGACGCGTTTAAACTCTTCACTTGGCATCCTGAAAGGTTCAGGGATCCAGACAAGTTCATAAAAGAAGTTCACTCCAGAGGGGCAAAGATAATAACTATTGTAGACCACAGCGTTAGGGTAGATCAGAGTTACTCGGTGTTCAGATCGGGCTTGGGGCTTTACTGTGAGACCGATAGAGGAGATCTCTTCGTTGGGAAGCTGTGGCCAGGTAACTGCGTTTACCCCGACTTCTTCATGGCGGAAACTAGAGAGTGGTGGGCTAACTTAATCAAGGAGTGGATCTCTTCAGGTGTGGACGGTATATGGCTTGACATGAACGAGCCCACGGATTTCACCAAACTGTTTCAAGTTCGGGAGGTAATCAAACCTCCTCTCTCATTTAAAGAGAACCCTGAGCTTTACGTCTTCCCAGGAGGGGTTATGCATAAGCTTAGAGGTAAGGTTGTCAGACACGAAAGGGTTAGGAACGCTTATCCGTTGTATGAGGCCATGGCGACCTATCAAGGGATGAAAGGAGCTGGGAAGGAACCTTTCATTTTGAGCAGATCGGGTTATGCGGGCATTCAAAGGTACGCAGGGATATGGACTGGCGATAACACGTCCTCCTGGGATCAGCTCAAACTTCAGCTTCAGCTCGTTTTAGGGCTCTCTATATCAGGTGTGCCTTACGTTGGGATGGACATCGGAGGCTTTCAAGGTAGAGAGTTCCCTGAAATAGATAACTCACCTGAACTCCTCGTTAGACACTTTCAAATAGCGATGTTCTTTCCTTTGTTTAGGACGCACAAAAACAAAGACGGAATCGACACGGAGCCCATTTACCTACCCTCGCTGTATAAGGAGAAAGTAAGGAGCGTCTTTAAAGTGAGACATAGGTTCTTACCTTACTTGTACTCCTTGGCAAAGGAATCTCATGCTACAGGTCATCCTATTTTAAGACCCCTCTTTTATGAGTTTCAAGACGATGAGGACTCCTATAGGATAGATGACGAGTACATGATTGGTAAGTTCCTATTGTACGCCCCTCTCGTAACTAAGGAGGAAAGTAGAACCGCTTACTTACCGAGGGAGAAGTGGGTGGATTTCTGGACGGGTGAGGAACTGAGCGGATGGGTGAGAACCGAGGACGAGCTTCCCATATACGTAAGGGAAGGTTCTATAATACCTCTCTCTAACAGTGACCTTTTAGTGTGTGGTAGACCTCATATACCTTTCGACGGGATATCGATTGAGGACGATGAGCTAAAGTTTGAAACGCCTAGATACCTGAACTCGTTGATGATCAATGGAAAGAGCGGATGGATTACGATAAGTGTGGGGAAGGAAGTTAAGAGCGTCAACTTAGAAACCTTAGGGCAGTGA